In Hevea brasiliensis isolate MT/VB/25A 57/8 chromosome 13, ASM3005281v1, whole genome shotgun sequence, a single genomic region encodes these proteins:
- the LOC110657091 gene encoding protein KINESIN LIGHT CHAIN-RELATED 3: MPGMVTDGINEEAVVDEMDGNSVPIKENAESNKSPRSKLSPQSPHNTGLDFPAGRVPVGEVAVDGTVHGVVDTSIEQLYENVCDMQSSDLSPSRHSFGSDGEESRIDLELRHLVGGEMREVEIMEEEEVDKPEHDNHSNSSSKKGGSSGSKKSGKLDKNASTKSISSNTSRKGSHLALDSEASAKLSPKGKSPPEKPPIDKRNDKNLKKANGVVKSAKKRRNSPLGGLKLKNEAEDSSESGLDNPDLGRFLLKQARDLISSGDNPQKALELALRAAKSFEICANGTSSLELVMSLHVVAAIYCSIGQYNKAIPVLEHSIEIPVIEEGQEHALAKFAGHMQLGDTYAMLGQLENSTKCYSTGLEVQKQVLGETDPRVGETCRYLAEAHVQALQFDEAQRLCEMALDIHIENGTPASLEEVADRRLMGLIRETKGDHEAALEHLVLASMAMVANDQESEVASVDCSIGDAYLSLSRYDEAVFAYQKALTAFKTTKGEHHPAVGSVFVRMADLYNKTGKLRECKSYCENALRIYEKPMPGIPPEEIASGLTDVSAIYESMNELEPAIKLLQKALKIYNDAPGQQSTIAGIEAQLGVMYYMLGNYSESYSYFKDAISKLRASGERKTAFFGIALNQMGLACVQRYSISEAAELFEEAKSILEQECGPYHPDTLGVYSNLAGTYDAMGRLDDAIEMLEHVVGVREEKLGTANPDVDDEKKRLAELLKEAGRVRSRKARSLENLLDSNSHSINKDGITVS; encoded by the exons ATGCCTGGAATGGTAACAGATGGAATTAATGAGGAAGCAGTAGTTGATGAAATGGATGGAAATTCTGTGCCCATTAAAGAAAATGCGGAGTCAAATAAGTCCCCCAGGAGTAAATTGAGTCCGCAGAGCCCTCACAACACAGGCCTAGATTTTCCTGCTGGTAGGGTGCCTGTTGGTGAGGTTGCTGTTGATGGGACTGTTCATGGTGTGGTTGACACCTCCATTGAGCAGCTTTATGAGAATGTCTGTGATATGCAGAGTTCTGATCTATCGCCTTCGAGGCATAGTTTTGGATCTGATGGTGAGGAGTCTCGGATTGACTTAGAATTGCGACATCTTGTGGGAGGAGAAATGAGAGAGGTTGAGATAATGGAAGAGGAAGAGGTAGACAAGCCAGAGCACGACAATCATAGTAACTCCTCTTCTAAGAAGGGAGGTTCATCTGGAAGTAAGAAGTCAGGAAAATTGGACAAGAATGCAAGCACCAAATCCATTTCTTCAAACACCTCAAGGAAAGGTTCTCACTTAGCATTGGACTCTGAAGCATCAGCAAAGTTGAGTCCCAAGGGCAAAAGTCCTCCAGAGAAACCCCCTATTGATAAGCGAAATGATAAGAATTTGAAAAAAGCAAATGGAGTAGTCAAATCAGCAAAGAAGCGAAGGAATTCTCCTTTAGGAGGTTTGAAGTTAAAGAATGAAGCTGAGGATTCATCTGAATCAGGGTTGGACAATCCAGATCTTGGACGATTTTTGCTAAAGCAAGCAAGGGATTTGATTTCTTCAGGGGATAATCCCCAGAAGGCTCTTGAATTAGCTCTTCGAGCAGCCAAATCATTTGAAATTTGTGCAAATGGGACATCCAGTTTAGAATTGGTGATGAGCCTGCATGTTGTGGCAGCAATATACTGCAGCATAGGCCAATATAACAAAGCCATTCCTGTTCTTGAGCACTCAATTGAGATTCCGGTGATTGAGGAAGGCCAAGAGCATGCCCTTGCTAAGTTTGCTGGTCACATGCAGTTGGGTGATACTTACGCAATGCTGGGCCAACTTGAGAATTCAACAAAGTGCTACTCAACTGGGTTGGAAGTCCAGAAACAAGTTCTGGGAGAAACAGACCCTCGAGTTGGTGAGACCTGTAGGTATTTGGCTGAAGCCCATGTTCAAGCATTACAGTTTGATGAAGCTCAGAGGCTTTGTGAGATGGCTCTAGACATCCATATAGAGAATGGCACACCCGCTTCTCTTGAAGAGGTTGCTGATCGGAGGCTTATGGGTCTCATACGTGAAACAAAGGGAGATCATGAAGCAGCTCTTGAGCATCTTGTTTTAGCTAGCATGGCAATGGTGGCGaatgaccaggaatctgaggttgcCTCTGTTGATTGTAGCATTGGAGACGCTTACTTATCTTTGTCTAGATATGATGAGGCTGTTTTTGCTTATCAAAAAGCTCTGACTGCTTTTAAGACCACAAAGGGAGAGCATCACCCAGCTGTTGGTTCAGTATTTGTACGCATGGCTGACTTATACAACAAAACTGGGAAATTAAGGGAATGTAAATCATACTGTGAGAACGCTCTTCGGATCTATGAAAAACCCATGCCTGGGATCCCTCCAGAGGAGATAGCTAGTGGTCTCACTGATGTTTCTGCTATCTATGAGTCGATGAATGAGCTTGAGCCGGCAATCAAGTTGCTACAGAAGGCATTAAAAATATATAACGATGCCCCTGGTCAGCAGAGCACAATTGCCGGAATTGAAGCCCAACTGGGGGTCATGTACTACATGCTGGGGAATTATTCTGAATCTTACAGCTACTTCAAGGATGCAATTTCAAAGCTCCGTGCAAGTGGAGAGAGGAAAACTGCTTTCTTTGGCATTGCTCTTAACCAAATGGGACTTGCTTGTGTGCAACGTTACTCTATTAGTGAGGCTGCAGAGTTGTTTGAAGAAGCTAAGAGTATTTTGGAACAAGAGTGTGGACCATATCACCCTGACACTCTTGGGGTATATAGCAATCTTGCTGGAACTTATGATGCAATGGGCAG GTTGGATGATGCAATTGAGATGTTGGAACACGTTGTTGGGGTGAGGGAGGAAAAACTTGGGACAGCAAATCCAGATGTTGATGATGAGAAGAAGAGGTTAGCTGAGTTATTGAAAGAAGCAGGAAGAGTTCGTAGCAGAAAAGCCAGGTCACTTGAGAATCTCCTTGATTCCAACTCTCATAGCATAAACAAAGATGGCATTACAGTATCTTAA
- the LOC110657089 gene encoding serine/threonine/tyrosine-protein kinase HT1-like isoform X1 has translation MKNFSFFKQISNNGRSGRRLSLGEYNNAVSWSKYLVSSGAEIKGEGEVEWSADMSQLFIGNKFASGRHSRIYRGIYKQRDVAIKIISQPEEDEDLAATLERQFSSEVALLFRLSHPNIVTFVAACKKPPVFCIITEYLAGGSLRKYLHQQEPHSVPLNLVLKLGLDIARGMQYLHSQGVLHRDLKSENLLLGEDMCVKVADFGISCLESQCGSAKGFMGTYRWMAPEMIKEKHHTKKVDVYSFGIVLWELLTALTPFDNMTPEQAAFAVCQKNARPPLPPACPLAFSHLINRCWSSYPDKRPHFDEIVEILDRYSESLEQDPEFFSNYKPSSEQTILRCLPKCMQAIVLLL, from the exons ATGAaaaatttttccttttttaagCAAATCTCCAACAATGGCAGATCAGGAAGGAGACTCTCTCTTGGAGAGTACAATAATGCAGTTTCTTGGTCCAAGTATTTGGTGTCGTCTGGGGCAGAGATTAAGGGAGAGGGCGAGGTAGAATGGAGTGCAGATATGTCCCAGTTGTTTATTGGTAACAAATTTGCATCAGGGAGGCATAGTAGAATTTATAGAGGTATTTATAAGCAAAGAGACGTGGCAATTAAGATCATAAGCCAACCCGAAGAGGACGAGGACTTGGCTGCTACGCTTGAGAGGCAGTTTAGTTCAGAGGTGGCTCTGCTTTTTCGGTTAAGCCATCCTAATATAGTCACT tttgttgCAGCTTGCAAGAAACCTCCTGTGTTTTGTATAATCACTGAGTATTTGGCTGGAGGCTCATTGAGAAAATATCTCCACCAGCAAGAGCCGCATTCAGTTCCACTCAACCTAGTTCTGAAATTAGGTCTTGACATTGCACGGGGAATGCAGTATCTTCATTCGCAAGGGGTACTTCATAGGGATCTGAAATCAGAAAATTTACTGCTCGGAGAAGATATGTGTGTTAAAGTTGCTGATTTTGGCATCTCGTGCTTGGAATCTCAGTGTGGTAGTGCAAAGGGATTTATGGGGACATACCGTTGGATGGCTCCTGAAATGATTAAAGAGAAACATCACACAAAGAAGGTTGATGTTTATAGTTTTGGCATTGTGCTGTGGGAGCTTTTAACTGCACTGACACCATTTGACAACATGACCCCAGAACAAGCTGCATTTGCAGTCTGCCAAAAG AATGCACGACCACCATTGCCCCCTGCATGTCCGTTGGCATTTAGTCATCTCATCAATAGATGCTGGTCAAGCTATCCAGATAAAAGACCACATTTTGATGAGATAGTTGAAATTTTGGACAGATATTCAGAGTCCCTTGAACAGGATCCAGAATTTTTCTCAAATTACAAACCTTCCTCTGAACAGACTATTCTGCGTTGCTTACCGAAATGTATGCAGGCCATCGTTCTTCTTCTGTAA
- the LOC110657089 gene encoding serine/threonine/tyrosine-protein kinase HT1-like isoform X2, with protein MKNFSFFKQISNNGRSGRRLSLGEYNNAVSWSKYLVSSGAEIKGEGEVEWSADMSQLFIGNKFASGRHSRIYRGIYKQRDVAIKIISQPEEDEDLAATLERQFSSEVALLFRLSHPNIVTFVAACKKPPVFCIITEYLAGGSLRKYLHQQEPHSVPLNLVLKLGLDIARGMQYLHSQGVLHRDLKSENLLLGEDMCVKVADFGISCLESQCGSAKGFMGTYRWMAPEMIKEKHHTKKVDVYSFGIVLWELLTALTPFDNMTPEQAAFAVCQKADNRHTLWKIIV; from the exons ATGAaaaatttttccttttttaagCAAATCTCCAACAATGGCAGATCAGGAAGGAGACTCTCTCTTGGAGAGTACAATAATGCAGTTTCTTGGTCCAAGTATTTGGTGTCGTCTGGGGCAGAGATTAAGGGAGAGGGCGAGGTAGAATGGAGTGCAGATATGTCCCAGTTGTTTATTGGTAACAAATTTGCATCAGGGAGGCATAGTAGAATTTATAGAGGTATTTATAAGCAAAGAGACGTGGCAATTAAGATCATAAGCCAACCCGAAGAGGACGAGGACTTGGCTGCTACGCTTGAGAGGCAGTTTAGTTCAGAGGTGGCTCTGCTTTTTCGGTTAAGCCATCCTAATATAGTCACT tttgttgCAGCTTGCAAGAAACCTCCTGTGTTTTGTATAATCACTGAGTATTTGGCTGGAGGCTCATTGAGAAAATATCTCCACCAGCAAGAGCCGCATTCAGTTCCACTCAACCTAGTTCTGAAATTAGGTCTTGACATTGCACGGGGAATGCAGTATCTTCATTCGCAAGGGGTACTTCATAGGGATCTGAAATCAGAAAATTTACTGCTCGGAGAAGATATGTGTGTTAAAGTTGCTGATTTTGGCATCTCGTGCTTGGAATCTCAGTGTGGTAGTGCAAAGGGATTTATGGGGACATACCGTTGGATGGCTCCTGAAATGATTAAAGAGAAACATCACACAAAGAAGGTTGATGTTTATAGTTTTGGCATTGTGCTGTGGGAGCTTTTAACTGCACTGACACCATTTGACAACATGACCCCAGAACAAGCTGCATTTGCAGTCTGCCAAAAG GCTGATAATCGGCATACATTGTGGAAAATAATTGTGTGA